A region of the Callithrix jacchus isolate 240 chromosome 5, calJac240_pri, whole genome shotgun sequence genome:
cacacctggccaatttttgttttttgttttttgtttttatagagacaggattttgctatgttgcccagactggtctcaaactgctgagctcaagcgatctgcctgtctcagcctcccaaagtgctatgattacaggcgtgagccactgtgcccggttttATCTTCTGCTCTTGCTCAAATCATTGTACACTTAGATATCAGCATTATACCaactcatagaatgagtttgtaAGACCGTTATGCTTCTGTAAGCTCTGAAAGTTCAAACACAGGAATTGTTTTGGCGCAGCTCACCATAAAATCACCTTGGCTTTGTGTCTTTTCTGGAGGCACACATCTTAAACCAATTTTTTCCCGTTATTGGTGGTGTATTTAGGTTTCATACTATTTCTTAAATCAATTTGGGTGGTTTATATTTTCCCTAAGGATTGTAAATTTAATGTAGTTGTACATAGTatgcttttatatttaataacctgtttttatttttaattttttaaatttttaaacatttttgtaaaggCGAGGTCACACCATGTAGCCTCGAAATCCCGGGcccgagcaatcctcctgccttccaaagtgttgcagtcacactattgcactccagcctgggcatagtgtgagaccctgtctcaaacacaaaGAATCCAAGAAAAGAGATGTTTCGCTCTATTTGTTGTTAATTTCTAGCTTTAATGTTCTGTGCACAGTATGGGTCATAAGATTATTTGGGGGaatttatgtaaattttcttGGTGACATATTACATAGGAAATGTTAAAACTAGTCTGTGGGTTGctgaaaagaatatgtatatgTGGAAGGTCCTATAAGAACACAGATATCTACTAAGTCAAGCTTATTATGTTAGCCAAATATTTAATTGTTACTTAACTGATCTACCAACTTTTTCCCCATCTGAGTTCTTTAGTTATTTCCTTCACTTTGTTCTCTCCATTCTTAATTTCTGGAATCCCTATGTTGGTCAATGTTGAATCTCTTAGAGCTAGTTTGCATGTCACTTAACgttttttcattttaaccataTTGAGAGTAGAAGGACAATGATCTGCCTTTGGAATCCAAATGCCACTGAGCATGTGAAATAATCTGGTGATTGTGTAAGTACTACTCAAATGATACAATTTAACAGATTAACAAAACAGCACAAACTGGGGAAAGCACACTGGGGTGCAAATGATCAAATAGCAGAAAGCTGAACTTTGTGAAAAGTCAGTGCAGTCAAACATTCACTAAGCATTCTGTGGATGGTGTAGGTACAGGGCAGCAGAAGCTACTGGCCTGCTCTCATGACAATGCAGACAGATGGGACACACACCGTGCAATACAGTGACGCAACATGGCATGAATTCTTTAACCAGCGGGAGATAGGAACCAGTGGCTAAactctcccctcctttcttttctcacttaAACTAATCTGGATACAGACAGTTTACACGGCCTcttaaagaacttatccatgggATCAAGCGGTTGTACTCAACAGCAGTTGGTTCGATAACACAACCTGGAATATGTCCTCCTCCTTTGCTGTTTTATTCTCTCTGCCCTTCTCTCCTGCTTCCTGGGATTTCACTCCCTATTAAAGTGGTAGCacactgaggttaggagttcgagaacagcctggccaacatgatgaaatcccatctctactaaaaatacaaaagttagctgggcgtggtggcgggcacctgtaatcccagccatgaGGGAAGAtgagggagaagaatcgcttgaacctgggaggtagaggttgcagtgagttgagatcatgccactgcactccagcctgagtgaggaCAGAGTAAGATCcagtctcaataataataataataataataataataataataataaggccaggcatggtggcttgtgcctgtaagcactttgggaggccaaggcaggttgatcacctgaggtcacaagttcgagaccagcctgaccaacatggagaaaccccgtctctactaaaattacaaaattagttgggtgtagtggcacatgcctgtaatcccagctacttgggaggctgaggcaggagaattgcttgaacccagcaggtggaggttgtgggaAGCCAATATCATGACATtacattacagcctgggcaacaagaatgaaactccatctcaataaataaatgaattaaattaaattaaatttataggaACAGTAAGTAGTACAAGGAGCTGACAAACATGTCAAACTCTGTTCATCCTACAtgtaatcaaagaaataaaaattaaacaacaggCATCATTTTACCTGCCATCATTAgccaaagatagaaaaaaattttagtaggCAATGCTGGCTAAAAATGTAGTGATTTTGCAGTGTGTATCCTCTGGGAAGGTAAAAAAGTGCCATCTCTCTGGAAGATGGACTGTCATTACATGTTAAGAGCCtgaaaaaatgtttcttctcttCAACCTAGTAAGTTCACTTACAGAATCTAGCCCAGGGAAATAATTAGAGAGGTAAagaatttacatataaaaatgtttgtttttaatacagaaaaattttCAACAACTGACATCCCAgcaatggttaaataaattatgctcAATCCATAGAGTGGAATATAATatacagtcattaaaaatgatgattGTGACAAATGCTTAATGTCAGGAGAAAATAGGGAAAATGCAATGCTAAGTGAACTGCAGGATAGAAAATTGCACAGGTGATAGAAACTCATTCAGACAGAAATGGAACAAGATGGCTAGCCCTGAGCAGAGAGATTAAAGATGattgctattttcttctttatttctgtatgtTCCAAATTTGCTATAATGAGCATTTCCAGGTTTTATAATGAGAAAGACGCCCCGATATTTTAGACTTgaggaaaaatgtgttttggcTTTTTGGAAAATCAAGTTCAGGTTTCCTTAAAAGATGTAAAATGAGTGTTTTTGCTGGAAATACTTCAGCTGCAAGTCACGGAATACTTAATGTCAGTTAAAAAGTGGACCAGGCCTAGGCAGTGAATAGCAGTGGTCAGAAACCCTATCTTTGTATTAACTTGCATTTTATTCATGGTTTATTCAGCAGGAGCTGTAGCTCCTGCCATGAGATCCATGTTCaaggctgggggaagggagaagtGACCCagtggtgatttttttaaatgggcaggttggtcacggtggctcacacctgtaatcccaacactttgggaggctgaggcaggcagattacttgaggtcaggagtttgagcccagcctggccaacatggtgaaaccctgtctctactcaaaatacaaaaaaatagccaggcattgtggcacttgcttgtaatcccaggtacttgggaggctgaggcaggagaattgcttgaacctgggagatggtggttgcagtgagctgagatggcactggtgcaccccagcctggggaacagagtaagactctgtctcaaaataaataataaataataaaaatgggctCAAATCCTTTGACAGTTGTCCCTGAGAGGTGGTGGTGATGTCCCCTCCCCTCGGCTCTGGCTGGTGGGAGGTCACCTCCTCTGGCTGGTGATTACTTTGACCAATAGAGTGTAATGAAGTGGTACACTGTGAATTAAAGGCTGGGTCATAAAAGGCCATGCAGCTTCCATGGTGGCTGCCGTGGTGACAGCtttggtggccaggcatggtggctcatgcctgcaatcccagtgctttaggaggccaaagctgggggtttgaggccaggagtttgagaccagcctgggcaacacagtaagatcctatctctacagaaatctttaaaaaaaatgtttttaattaaaaaaaaagttcactctCCAGAAACTCCTCTGCTTCCTTtcagctgccatgctgtgagaAGCCCAAACCCCAAGGGAAATTCAGAGGCCATGTGGAAATGCTCCAAACAACAGTGCCAACTAAACCCAGCCCTCGAGTCACTGCAGCCCAGGTGCTAGACATGTGGGTAAAAAAGCCTCCAGATCCGTGCTGTCCAATTCAGAAGCTGCTGTCCACATGTGGTTATTTCAAtctaaatttcattaaaattaaattaaagtaaaaattcagttcctcagtcacactggccacatttcaagtgctcaagagccacatgtggctatcaCATTGGACAGCACAGGCAACATATTTCCATCACTGGAGGAAGTTCCGTTAGATAGACCTGCTTCAGATGATTCTTGAGTGTCTGAGTCTTTCCAGCTGAGGTTCCAGACGTTGTGGGGCAAAGATAAGCCATCCATCCTCTTgtgccctaatttttttttttttttttgagacagagtctctctctgtaactcaggctggggtgcaatgatgctatctcagctcactgcgacctctgcctcccgagttcaagtgattctcctgtctcagcttcctgagtagttgggttccaggcacacaccaccatgccccactaattttttttgtatttttagtagagtcagggttttgccatgtttgccaggctggtctcaaactcctaacctcaagtgatctgctctccttggcctcctgaagtactgggattacaggcgtatgccaccatgccaagacTGAATTTCTTACTTAAAGGATTGAAAGGCATAATAAAATGGACCTTTTGTGCCACAATAAACTGGTATTTTGGATAGTTTTTCATGCAGCAGTAGGTAACTATAGCAAATCCCTCTGATAAGAAAAGCATAGCACCCTCAGACACCATCCCAGCTGACTTCTGTTTATGCCTTATCTGCCGAACAGTGTCACAATGCCACCTCTACTGCAATGAAACCCAGGGAAACATGCATTCAGCTCTTCTAGCCTCTTCAGTCAAGAAGACAAGGGAACGAGGATGGGGCATGGGAAACGGGTGAGCTGGCAGCAGTGTCTGCCACAATtggttataaatataaaattatatgctaTTTTAGTAAGCAGAGCTGCATAATAACATATGCAACCCAtgctttaaatgtatttaaagtacTCTAATAACATTTGCTCTCAGAGTACTTTATATAAATGTTCCTTGTACTTAGAATGTCATGAACACTGTATTACTCCTAGAATCTGCACTATAATCTCTTTACTGAAATCAAAATCTTCCTCCTTGGCTAATGGAAAGAAGTTTCAAGATTTGGTTTGGATTTTCTTCATCAAGATAATAGAGAGTGGCAAATTATAAGGATACATTCTCCCATCAGACCACATTGCTTCAGTAGAATTGCCTGTTCCAAAGACAAATGGGCTTGTGCAACATTATCCAGTTATCTTTTAATTACAAATGTCTGTGTGCTGGTGTCTTCGGGAGAATATATAGCCCTCCACTACAAACCCATGTGAAAAGCCACAGGAACCCACACTGAAGTTTCCTCAGACATAACTGCATTgctttttttggagaaatgtctagaAAAGAACTGGTTTACTTGGTTTTTAATAACTCAATGATTAgtgcatgattttaaaaattaattttaggccaggcacagtggctcacgcctgtaatccaagcactttgggaggctgaggcagcctgatcacctgaggtcaggagttcaagaccagcctgaccaacatggtgaaatcctgtctctacaaaaatacaaaaattagccgggcatgatggtgggtgcgtgtaatcccagctacttgggaggctgaggaggaagaacctgggaggtggaggttgcagttagccaagatctcaccgttgcacttcagcctgggcaacagagtgagactctgtctcaaaaaacaataataattttaaaatgtgtgtactATGATTTACGTTGCCTGACtgtctagaaagaaagaaataacaatcaTGATAAGAACATTacggttttttgttgttgtttgagaaaGGTCTCACTtggtcgctcaggctggagtgcagtggcatgatcactgctcactacagccttgacctcttggtctcaagagatcctctcgcctcacccttccaagtatgtgggactacacatgtgtaccaccacacccagctaatgaaaaaaataataaaatagatacagGTTCTCGCTATGctgcataggctggtctcaacctcctgggctaaagagatcctcccgcttcagccttcgaagtagttgggactacaagtgagcaccaccatacccgggtaattttttttttttaataaaatagaaacaggggtttcactgtgctgcataggctggtcttgaactcctctgcttaaggaatcctcctgcctcaagcctcctaaaatgctggcattataagcacgtgagccacctcatcctggctgtcttattttcaaataaaagtaaaagtttGATTCCTTAAAAGTGAAATGAGTCTTAGTAATTACACACCATGTGATAGCTATTCTGTAATCCTGTCTCAATTTATAAGGAAACATGATAAGAATTAGAAAGCGTAGGACATCTCTATCTCAGAAATCAAGGTgctgtgtgtgattgtgtgaatGAGGTAATAATTCAAGGCACTTTCAAGAACGGTGTTTTACGACGATATTGGAAGTTATTTTTTACCAAACAATTGCCTTTATTGTAAGGACCCACTGGGAATTGTGTAGAATGTAGGGATGTGAAGGCAAAGGCTGTGGTTTCTAGTGACCGTCATTTGCTCAGAGAGGAATACCTCTTGATTGTGATATACTTGGAGCCTAATATCAAATTCTTTTTTCCTCCATAAGCCTAATCCCCTGCACAACTAGCAGTTAGTCTTCCACTCCCCTGCATAATTCCAAAGTAAATGTTAAATAGTAATAAGCCATATGCAAAACTtggataaataacattttatacctCGTGACTGGTAATGTTCAGGGATGTGAATCGGTTTTCCCTTTTATTTGCAATCCATATTTGAAAAAGAGCTGCATTATATATGTTAGGAACCTTGAGTTTTAAacgtagaatttttttaattgaaggagACATTAGACATGATCTAATTCAACCCTtcttataggtgagaaaactaaAAGTTGATAGGAACCAGTGTGAAACTAAGATCTCCCAGTACCCACCCTTCAATGCTTTTTCCAGTATGCCATGGGGCCTCCGTGTCTGTGCATGAGTGTGTTTATATTTGGTCTGAAATCTTCTTACACTCCTGGACCAAGCAGCAATAACTCATAAATTTTTGACATCTACATTTCTGACTTAATGCTTTTAACTGCTATTGATACTTATTCAGTACCTATCAGATGACTGCTCTTGTATTTTAAATCTGGAATTATAGATTGAAGACATTCAGAAAAAAGAACTTGTGCCTTCTGTTTAGAGGATTCTTGAAaagttttgacaaaaatgtctaGAAAAAAATTCTTGTAAAGTACAGATAAGTTTGACAAAATTACAATTCATCTATCTTCAGACAGACATTTTACTCTCAGCCACGCCTAACATGCCCCCCAATTATAGtgatatattttccaaattgcaAATCAGGACACATGGGCCGGCAATTCTAGATGTGTGGTACAGTACCATTATTTGCCTAATGGTAAGAGAAGCTGTGCTTCCTGAACATGTGAAAAATGAAGTGTTTCTTTTGGTAAGGCATTCCAGGAATATCTTATCTAGTTTCTTGAAATTTCTGtgcttaattataaaattaaaaataattttattaaagatggAATTGTCATTATACAAAACCAAAAACGaacacacaattaaaaaaacaaaactgaaacaaaTCATTTATATTTGACGTTTTGATGACATTTCAATGCAGAGGAAGtgccattttaatttaaatgctttCACAATTTTGCCATACTTTCACAGTTCAATTCCACTCTCGTTTGCAACTAAAAAACCTTAATCACAATAATCAGAATTTAAGGAGTCACTGAGTAAAACTATGTTTTAGGAATCTGTACAATAAACATGAAATCAGTCACCTGACCACTCCCCACCGTCGGCCCATTCCACAAAcccatcctccctccccttctaCGCTTTGAGCCTTCAGAAATATCCTTTCTCAATGCGGGTCCTTCTGAAAAGGAGAGACAGGGGACCCAGGGTGGAGACGGCGGCTGTATCCAGATTTTGCGTTCGTAAAGCCAATAGCTTATAGGCCTGACATGTACAGAGGGTTTGTGCCCGAGGAGCACAGCTGGTCTACACGGGCCCGCCCCGCAGACACCGACTCCATGGTGAGCTGCGGTTTAACTTCCTTATAGCAGGTTGAGAGTGCAGGCCCCTCCGTTTGGAGGGGAAGGCGGCGCCCCAACTGGTGTTTTTCCAGGAAGTGCTCCAAGAATGCgggagaaaggggaaaggggaaggtcAGGCGATGGGCGTTTCATTCATTGCTtctttcccccctcccctccatcGCTCCCCACAGACTTTCCCCCTTTCCCCGTCCGAGTTTGACGTCGGTCTCCTGGATACCAGGCAGCCAATCGCCTGGTTGCGAAGGGACCCGCGCGGCCAATCAGGCGTCGTTGCTACCTGTGAGTAATATTTTTAGCTGAGAGGGACGCTTGATTCCATTCCCGATGTAATTTCGTGTATTTCTCTGGGGCAGGTTGTGAAAAAGGCGCTTACCCGTCCCCCGCCACGAGTCCCTCTCTTACCCTACTCCCTAGGTACCCGCACATATATCAGCCGAGACTGATCTTCCACTTGCTCTACAGGCAGGCCCCGCGTTTATTCTGTGCACCTGCGTTCCAGCAAGCCCTAGACATGCGCACATGCGTGTGTGTAGACTGGGACACAGATACCGACGCAGCTTGGCCTCGTGTCGCCACACCCTGGGCCCGGCGTGGGCTGGGACATTCGGAATAAATGAATCCCAGTCGCAGCCAGGGGTCGCACCGGGAGACCTGAGGCTGCGGAGGCAGTTAAACTGCCGGCGGGGCGAGAGCTGCGGCCGCCTCCCTTCCCCGCCCCCAGCCCGGCTCCGCCGCTAGTTCTGCAGCTGCCACTCTCTGGGGGGCGGTTGGCCTAGGCCTTGGGGTGATTAATATTCAATTAACCGGGTGCAAGAGTCCCGGTCACAATTTGCCCTTTCTCTAAACCCCCGCTGGGGTGGGCAGGAGACCGACTCGGTAACTATTCCAGGAGCTCCGGGATCTTCCTCGGCCGAAGCCCCGCGCGGAGAGGGCACTTTCTGGGCACCCTGGGCTCCTCCAGCCCCGGTTCTCTCGGCCGCTTTTCCGCCGGCTTCGCCCCCCCTCCGCCTGCCCGGCGCTCTCAGCCTCAACAGGGCGTCAGCCGCCCTACCCCACCCTTTCTCTCAGTGGCACGTCTCTCCCCGAGTCCCACTCCTAACGTTCTCGTAATTCCGTCCCCAGGGCTCCGACCGCCGGTTCATTGGCCCTCCCGGAGCCCGAGGGCGCGGCTTCCCCACCCCTGCGTCCACCGCGCGTCCGGACACGGGCAGCCGGGACTTGGCCAATGGCGTcggggggcagggcaggggcggAGCCGGCGGCGGGGGCCGGGGTTGCTGGGCTGGGAGCGCCGGGACTGGCTGCGCCGCCGGGCCTGGGTGACGAGGGGCGGGCGCGCGCACCCCGGCAGAAGGGATGGGGGTTGGGAGGAGGCCATAAAACGAGAGGCGGGGCGCGCGCCGCGGCAGAAAGAGCGAAGCTCTGGCCCGGCGTGGAGCGGGCGCACGACGGGACGCTGGGCCGGGCACCGGGCTGTGTGGAGAAGTGAGCGCGCTCGTCTGATCCCCGCGCCCGCCACCCCGCGCCACCGGCGGCGAGCTCCAGGGCCCGCCCGAGGCCTCCGTTCTCTCTGTCCTCCGCCCCGCAGCGGCGACCAGGTGCACTCGGCGAGCCCGCCGCTCCCGACCCTCCCGCGCCCCCGCCCTGCCGCGCTGCTCCCCGCCCCGCCGCGGTCTGTGGTCCAAGCCGCCCCAGAAGCAGCCCGTAAGTATCGCGGGGCGCTGGGCGGGGCCTGAGAGGAGGAGACGGAGCCCCGAGCCCGGGCGGCGGAGGAGGGGGCTGCAGCGGCGCCGAGCCCCTGGCCCTCGGGAGCTCGGGGACGGCGGGGTCGCGGCCCTGGGCGCCGGGGAGAGGCTCCGGGACCCGAGGGGAGCCGCTCCGAGGGGCGGCGCGGCGCGTCGGGCTCGTCCCGGGCGGTTGACCTGGGATGGGCGGCCCGGGGCGAGCTGACGGGAGCCGGGGGTTGGGGCGCTCGGAGGAGCGGCGAGCTCGCGGGGGAACGCTGGGGTCCAAGAGGCCGGTGGCCGCGAGGCTGAAACTGGTGCCGGGGAACCGGTGCTCCCCCAGGCTCTGGCCGGGTCCCAGGAGCCCGGGGCGGGGAGCGGCCGGTCGGGTTAcggcgggggaggggagaggctgaTCCAGTGCCTCGAcctgctgggtgctgggtgctCGGTGCCCGGCCGGGAGAGGTTGCTCTTTCTTTTCCCGtggccttcctcctccccctccgaGGAGGCTCGtactctcttcctcctccacctccacctcctcttgctgctgctgctgctgctgtagcGCTCGGGCTCCGAGGGCTGTGAGCAGAAATCTAATGAGATCTAACTGGCTGTTTATGTAATTCTTCACGCTCCTGCCTGTCTTGTGGCACTGCTTTATAACTACCTTCCACCGAGCCTGAATTTTGCTTGGCTGCACCTTCAAGCAATTGGGCTTAATCAGCTGCCTCTGCTGGCACTCAGGCTTTTGACTTGGAAAGTGTTTGTAGTTTGGGGGCAGCCAGggattctttttcctttgtcaccACGAATACGGAAAATGGAACAGACGAATTAGGACCAACTTGATTTTTAAACGTCCTTTTAAATCGACTTGAGTGTGCAAATAGATCCCTTTCGCAAATATCTTCTGTTTGCCCTTGATCTTTTCTTATCCCCACCCAGTGCTGATCCAGCAAACGTTTAAAGGTCGACCTTATCATACTTGCCTCTCCGGCTGTTACcgtgagagggaggaagggatggaggtttttaaaatgagactAAAACTCAGAAACCCTGGCCTTTAAGCAGAATAGTCAATAGTTTTAATTTGTGTTGTTGCTTTGTTATACTTGCTGCCAAATAGGTACTTACCAGATTTACAAAAATACACATTGAAAATAAAAGGCACAGAGAAGCTTGGATTTATTATATTGTATGCTCTTAGTATACTTAAGGCCGAAACTATATAGAATAATTTGGTTCTTATTCACTAGGATGAAATTCATTTAGTACTCAGTGCCTTTAATTTTAGCGTCATGTACTATGGagattaaaatgatttttctaactCGCCAAATATTTAAATGTCACTGACAGAGCagatttaaaagtatatatcCGAAGTAAACAAAAATGTGGATTCACTTCTAAGTTGGTGAACACAATAAAAATTACCACCCAAAAGTGCATACGTATAAGAGGGGGGAGGATGCTGAGTACCATAAATATTCTTGTGAGAAATGAGGGAGAATAATACATATGCTAGAGGGTTTTCTTCTTAGAACTCTATTCAGAAACAAATAATCAAGttcttaaaaacattatttcatctGTAAACCTACATTTTTCTGTGTGATTTTAAACTTTAATaaacaattttctattttatgtttctttattgTACTAGTTATGGTTTTCAGGCTTTCTGTCTTagtagacattttctttttatccttagcaaaccaaACTAGGATATTAGACATTTTGAAAGGTGAAATTACTTTGAGGGTTGAAAAAAAGGTCATGGGACTTATATTACATTTATCTTATTTGaacatatttgcttttgttttaaggAACAAGATCACTCAAGGTGAAGGATAATCTaccaataccagcactttgaatGAAAATTTGTTTCTCTGCCACAaactgaacactttttttttttttggtgggggagttGAAACAAACCTAATTTTGTGGCATAGCAGCTATGCAGCTTGAAATCCAAGTAGcactaaattttattatttcgtATTTGTACAATAAGCTTCCCAGGAGACGTGTCAACATTTTTGGTGAAGAACTTGAAAGACTTCTTAAGAAGAAATATGAAGGGCACTGGTATCCTGAAAAGCCATACAAAGGATCGGGGTTTAGATGTATACACATAGGGGAGAAAGTGGACCCAGTGATTGAACAAGCATCCAAAGAGAGTGGTTTGGACATTGATGATGTTCGTGGCAATCTGCCACAGGATCTTAGTGTTTGGATCGACCCATTTGAGGTTTCTTACCAAATTGGTGAAAAGGGACCAGTGAAGGTGCTTTACGTGGATGATAATAACGAAAATGGATGCGAGTTGGATAAGGAGATCAAAAACAGCTTTAACCCAGAGGCCCAGGTTTTTATGCCCATAAGTGACCCAGCGTCATCAGTGTCCAGCTCTCCATCGCCTCCTTTTGGTCACTCTGCTGCTGTAAGCCCTACCTTCATGCCCCGGTCCACTCAGCCTTTAACCTTTACCACGGCCACTTTTGCTGCCACCAAGTTCGGCTCTACCAAAATGAAGAATAGTGGTCGTAGCAACAAGGTTGCCCGTACTTCTCCTATCAACCTCGGCTTGAATGTGAATGACCTCTTGAAGCAGAAAGCCATCTCTTCCTCAATGCACTCTCTGTATGGGCTTGGCTTGGGTAGCCAGCAGCagccgcagcagcagcagcagcagcagcagcagcagcagcagccagcccagccaccaccaccaccaccaccaccccagcagCAACCACAGCAGAAAACCTCTGCTCTTTCTCCTAATGCcaaggaatttatttttcctaatatgCAGGGTCAAGGTAGTAGTACCAATGGAATGTTCCCAGGTGATAGCCCCCTTAACCTCAGTCCTCTCCAGTACAGTAATGCCTTTGATGTGTTTGCGGCCTATGGAGGCCTCAATGAGAAGTCTTTTGTAGATGGCTTGAATTTTAGCTTAAATAACATGCAGTATTCTAACCAGCAATTCCAGCCT
Encoded here:
- the LOC144582820 gene encoding uncharacterized protein LOC144582820; its protein translation is MIRSTFKRLLDQHWVQPSKIQARWKVVIKQCHKTGRSVKNYINSQLDLIRFLLTALGARALQQQQQQQEEVEVEEEESTSLLGGGGGRPREKKEQPLPAGHRAPSTQQVEALDQPLPSPAVTRPAAPRPGLLGPGQSLGEHRFPGTSFSLAATGLLDPSVPPRARRSSERPNPRLPSARPGPPIPGQPPGTSPTRRAAPRSGSPRVPEPLPGAQGRDPAVPELPRARGSAPLQPPPPPPGLGAPSPPLRPRPAPRDTYGLLLGRLGPQTAAGRGAARQGGGAGGSGAAGSPSAPGRRCGAEDRENGGLGRALELAAGGAGWRARGSDERAHFSTQPGARPSVPSCARSTPGQSFALSAAARAPPLVLWPPPNPHPFCRGARARPSSPRPGGAASPGAPSPATPAPAAGSAPALPPDAIGQVPAARVRTRGGRRGGEAAPSGSGRANEPAVGALGTELRER
- the TOB1 gene encoding protein Tob1; protein product: MQLEIQVALNFIISYLYNKLPRRRVNIFGEELERLLKKKYEGHWYPEKPYKGSGFRCIHIGEKVDPVIEQASKESGLDIDDVRGNLPQDLSVWIDPFEVSYQIGEKGPVKVLYVDDNNENGCELDKEIKNSFNPEAQVFMPISDPASSVSSSPSPPFGHSAAVSPTFMPRSTQPLTFTTATFAATKFGSTKMKNSGRSNKVARTSPINLGLNVNDLLKQKAISSSMHSLYGLGLGSQQQPQQQQQQQQQQQQPAQPPPPPPPPQQQPQQKTSALSPNAKEFIFPNMQGQGSSTNGMFPGDSPLNLSPLQYSNAFDVFAAYGGLNEKSFVDGLNFSLNNMQYSNQQFQPVMAN